The following proteins are encoded in a genomic region of Nonomuraea muscovyensis:
- a CDS encoding RNA polymerase sigma factor: MSEEVERAAAEAFRRHWGQIVATLIGATGDWDLAEECAQDAFELALANWRRDGVPNSPGAWLTTTARNRATDRLRRRSVAAAKLRQVAVMARGEPGPAELAEEMFDGDDASRSGVQDDRLRLIFTCCHPALALDARVALTLRTLAGLGTPEIARAFLVPEPTMAQRLVRAKRKIRNAGIPYRVPPAPLLPERTQAVLGVLYLLFNEGYAATGGAELIRASLTAEAIRLARLLVRLMSGESEVVGLLALMLLHDARGAARLDDAGDLVPLEEQDRARWDTRQIAEGVRLLEAALRRGRPGPYQVQAAIAACHATAADAADTDWEQIALLYERLTGLVPSPVVELNRAVAVAMAHGPQAGLDLVESLEASGALPGYHLLPATRADLLRRLHRCDEAAAAYRQALELVTTDSERRFLLRRLAALTLGG, from the coding sequence ATGAGCGAGGAGGTCGAACGGGCAGCCGCCGAGGCGTTCCGGCGGCACTGGGGGCAGATCGTCGCGACCCTGATCGGGGCGACCGGCGACTGGGATCTCGCCGAGGAGTGCGCCCAGGACGCCTTCGAGCTCGCGCTGGCGAACTGGCGGCGCGACGGCGTCCCGAACAGCCCCGGAGCCTGGCTCACCACCACGGCCCGCAATCGCGCCACCGACCGGCTGCGCCGCCGGTCCGTCGCCGCGGCGAAGCTGCGGCAGGTGGCGGTGATGGCGCGCGGCGAGCCCGGGCCTGCCGAGCTCGCCGAGGAGATGTTCGATGGCGATGACGCCTCTCGCAGCGGGGTGCAGGACGATCGGCTGCGGCTGATCTTCACCTGCTGTCATCCCGCGCTGGCGCTGGATGCGCGGGTGGCGCTCACCCTGCGCACCCTGGCCGGGCTCGGCACGCCCGAGATCGCCAGGGCGTTCCTGGTGCCGGAGCCGACGATGGCGCAGCGCCTGGTGCGTGCCAAACGCAAGATCCGCAACGCCGGCATCCCGTACCGGGTGCCGCCGGCCCCTCTGCTGCCGGAGCGCACGCAGGCCGTCCTGGGCGTGCTCTACTTGCTGTTCAACGAGGGGTATGCGGCCACCGGCGGCGCCGAGTTGATCCGTGCGAGCCTGACCGCCGAGGCGATCCGCCTAGCCCGCCTGCTGGTCCGCCTCATGTCCGGCGAAAGCGAGGTCGTCGGCCTGCTGGCGCTGATGCTCCTGCACGACGCACGGGGCGCCGCCCGGCTGGACGACGCAGGCGACCTGGTGCCCCTGGAAGAGCAGGACCGCGCCCGCTGGGACACCCGTCAGATCGCCGAAGGCGTCCGCCTGCTGGAGGCTGCCCTTCGCCGCGGGCGACCGGGCCCGTACCAGGTCCAGGCGGCCATCGCGGCCTGCCATGCCACCGCGGCAGACGCCGCCGACACCGACTGGGAGCAGATCGCCCTGCTGTACGAGCGGCTGACCGGCCTGGTGCCGTCACCGGTGGTCGAACTGAACCGGGCCGTCGCGGTCGCGATGGCCCACGGCCCGCAGGCCGGCCTGGACCTCGTCGAGTCACTCGAGGCGTCCGGAGCCCTGCCCGGCTACCATCTGCTGCCCGCCACTCGCGCCGACCTCCTGCGCCGCCTGCACCGCTGCGATGAGGCCGCGGCCGCCTACCGCCAGGCGCTGGAACTCGTCACCACCGACAGCGAACGCCGTTTCCTCCTGCGGCGGCTGGCGGCTCTCACGCTCGGCGGCTGA
- a CDS encoding dihydrofolate reductase family protein, which yields MRKLIAGLKISLDGKVEGPEGYADWVPAWSEDYGLTQQVDAVVLGGGMYPGYEQYWTALKAQPDQPHPLTGKTPAQGEIEWSDFAAQTPHYVLSTSLRSAAWPQTRFLRKSDEVAELKEQPGKDIYLMGGARVTASLIDAGLVDELRLIVYPLIAGDTKALFGTAQRRHALELRDVRQLPDGLVKVVYALT from the coding sequence ATGCGCAAACTGATCGCCGGACTGAAGATCTCCCTCGACGGGAAGGTGGAGGGACCAGAAGGCTACGCCGACTGGGTCCCCGCCTGGTCGGAGGACTACGGCCTGACCCAGCAGGTGGACGCGGTCGTGCTCGGAGGAGGCATGTACCCCGGCTACGAGCAGTACTGGACCGCGCTCAAGGCCCAGCCGGACCAGCCTCACCCGCTCACCGGCAAGACCCCGGCACAGGGCGAGATCGAGTGGTCCGACTTCGCCGCTCAGACCCCGCACTACGTGCTGTCGACCAGCCTGCGGTCGGCCGCGTGGCCGCAGACGCGCTTCCTCCGCAAGTCCGACGAGGTCGCCGAACTGAAGGAGCAGCCCGGCAAGGACATCTACCTCATGGGCGGCGCTCGTGTCACCGCGAGCCTGATCGACGCAGGCTTGGTGGACGAGTTGCGGCTCATCGTCTACCCGCTGATCGCCGGTGACACCAAGGCTCTTTTCGGCACGGCACAACGACGTCACGCGCTCGAACTGCGCGATGTCCGGCAACTGCCGGACGGCCTGGTGAAGGTGGTCTACGCCTTGACCTGA
- a CDS encoding helix-turn-helix transcriptional regulator produces MTSLFREDGRRIHDLAMDILTTREPVRVWPLLMERLTKDLPGDLAVLIDLDWAAGTGHALTGSPDWLHQAPLDALIHSHMRAHPLLGHYARTGDRTPLAMDDVADGDWWRSEAYRAGREAIGIDRQLALPLNSLPGQIRGVILSRDGTGYSGRDLEYAALARSLLDTVEAHEKVVFRLPALADPAEYRITLREMAVLMLLSEGLTAYAIGRRLSIKEATVNKHKENLYRKLGVHDRVMAVQKARSLDLLPSGRADPPGA; encoded by the coding sequence ATGACGTCATTGTTCAGGGAGGATGGCAGACGCATTCACGACCTGGCGATGGACATCCTCACGACGAGGGAGCCCGTACGCGTCTGGCCCCTGCTGATGGAGCGGCTGACGAAGGACCTGCCGGGAGATCTGGCGGTGCTCATCGACCTGGATTGGGCGGCGGGCACCGGGCACGCGCTGACCGGATCGCCCGACTGGCTGCACCAAGCACCGCTGGACGCCCTCATCCACTCCCACATGCGCGCGCACCCGCTGCTCGGCCACTACGCTCGAACCGGAGACCGAACACCTCTGGCCATGGACGACGTCGCCGACGGCGACTGGTGGAGGAGCGAGGCATACCGCGCAGGCAGGGAGGCGATCGGCATCGACCGCCAGCTCGCCCTGCCTCTGAACTCCCTACCCGGTCAGATCCGCGGCGTCATCCTGAGCCGCGATGGCACCGGCTACAGCGGCCGGGATCTCGAATACGCCGCTCTCGCGCGTTCGCTCCTCGACACGGTCGAAGCGCACGAGAAGGTCGTGTTCCGCCTGCCCGCGCTCGCGGACCCGGCCGAGTACAGGATCACCCTGCGCGAGATGGCGGTCCTGATGCTCCTCAGCGAAGGGCTGACCGCATACGCCATCGGCCGCCGGCTCAGCATCAAGGAGGCGACGGTGAACAAGCACAAAGAGAACCTCTACCGCAAGCTCGGCGTGCACGACCGGGTGATGGCGGTGCAGAAGGCCCGCTCGCTCGACCTCCTCCCGTCCGGCCGCGCCGACCCGCCGGGCGCCTGA
- a CDS encoding endonuclease/exonuclease/phosphatase family protein yields MRLILPAATVALTALALAAAPAGAVSLSATPIPATATAPDGTLSLTSATVGAGEPIKVSYSTPRPHPKNWIGLYTDPGNGPVEEKYVGPSLKWVYIPDATGTATLPTDGLEPGDYVVYALAADGYAWLAAPAKLRIVSNEPPRFVTGAFTLRNARAGSPYTATVKGLVRGSVDRFAKVSGPAWVEVAADGSITGTPPASASAKTATFEVEARAANGEPATATVRVRIRPAGAPLVPELKALSWNLWHGGSQVRDSREKQLKFLLDRDIDVVGVQESSGTGTKALGEALGWDYFQAGPDLGVLSRYPITARGPLPSESGLPMSNVRIRIDERRGSEVALWNVHLGYTPYGPYDACFGKMPVDRLLAREAESGRARQIESIMTAMSADLKAASRTPVLLMGDFNAPSHLDWTDANPHCGYGYVPWPTSRMPAKAGMRDTFRVANPNPAAEPGITWSPIYKTFTGGYGHDSHAGKPEPQDRIDFIHVKGRLSVLASDAVVEGTPQPIPGHQDNAWTSDHAAVLTVFRVR; encoded by the coding sequence ATGCGACTCATCCTCCCGGCCGCGACCGTGGCCCTTACCGCGCTCGCGCTCGCGGCGGCGCCCGCCGGGGCCGTCTCCCTCTCGGCCACGCCCATCCCCGCCACCGCCACCGCCCCGGACGGTACGCTGAGCCTGACCTCCGCCACCGTCGGAGCCGGTGAGCCGATCAAGGTCTCGTACTCCACGCCCAGGCCGCACCCGAAGAACTGGATCGGCCTCTACACCGACCCCGGCAACGGGCCGGTCGAGGAGAAGTACGTCGGCCCCTCGTTGAAGTGGGTCTACATCCCCGACGCCACCGGTACCGCGACGCTGCCGACGGATGGCCTGGAGCCCGGCGACTACGTCGTCTACGCACTTGCCGCCGACGGCTATGCCTGGCTGGCCGCACCCGCGAAACTGAGGATCGTGAGCAACGAACCGCCGCGCTTCGTCACCGGCGCCTTCACGCTGCGCAACGCCCGCGCCGGCAGCCCCTACACCGCCACTGTCAAGGGGCTGGTCCGGGGGAGCGTGGACCGCTTCGCCAAGGTCTCCGGCCCCGCCTGGGTCGAGGTGGCCGCCGACGGTTCGATCACCGGTACCCCTCCGGCCTCCGCCTCGGCGAAGACAGCCACGTTCGAGGTGGAGGCCCGCGCCGCGAACGGCGAGCCGGCCACCGCCACCGTGCGCGTCCGGATCCGGCCAGCTGGCGCCCCGCTGGTGCCAGAGCTCAAGGCGCTGAGCTGGAACCTGTGGCACGGCGGCAGCCAGGTCCGGGACAGCCGTGAGAAGCAGCTCAAGTTCCTGCTGGACCGCGACATCGACGTGGTCGGCGTGCAGGAGAGCAGCGGCACCGGCACCAAGGCGCTCGGTGAGGCGCTCGGCTGGGACTATTTCCAGGCCGGCCCTGACCTCGGCGTGCTGAGCAGGTACCCGATCACCGCGCGCGGGCCGCTGCCGTCGGAGTCCGGGCTGCCCATGTCGAACGTCCGCATCCGCATCGACGAGCGCCGTGGCTCCGAGGTCGCGCTGTGGAACGTCCACCTCGGCTACACGCCCTACGGCCCGTACGACGCCTGCTTCGGCAAGATGCCGGTGGATCGGCTGCTCGCCCGCGAGGCCGAATCGGGGCGTGCCCGCCAGATCGAGAGCATCATGACGGCCATGTCCGCCGACCTGAAGGCCGCCAGCCGGACCCCCGTTCTGCTCATGGGCGACTTCAACGCGCCGTCGCACCTCGACTGGACCGACGCCAACCCCCACTGCGGCTACGGCTACGTCCCCTGGCCCACGTCTCGTATGCCCGCCAAGGCCGGCATGCGCGATACCTTCCGCGTGGCCAACCCCAACCCCGCCGCCGAGCCGGGCATCACCTGGTCACCCATCTACAAGACGTTCACCGGCGGCTACGGCCACGACTCCCACGCCGGCAAGCCCGAGCCGCAGGACCGCATCGACTTCATCCACGTCAAGGGCCGGCTGAGCGTACTGGCGTCGGACGCGGTCGTCGAGGGCACGCCCCAGCCGATCCCCGGCCACCAGGACAACGCCTGGACCTCCGATCACGCGGCCGTCCTGACCGTCTTCCGCGTCCGCTGA
- a CDS encoding MarR family winged helix-turn-helix transcriptional regulator, with protein sequence MERPIGYWLKHLDRLIEAAAERVFAEERLSRRHWQVMNVLHRSPKTAANLAEELRPFWGPGAITQEDVTGELVRRGQLSQDGAGRYTLTPDGRAGHAAVREKVNGVRSALLAGLTEEDYDRTVHVLRHMADNLERAAEGR encoded by the coding sequence ATGGAGCGACCCATCGGCTACTGGCTGAAGCACCTCGACCGGCTCATCGAGGCCGCGGCCGAACGCGTCTTCGCCGAGGAGCGGCTCAGCCGCAGGCACTGGCAGGTCATGAACGTGCTGCACCGGTCCCCGAAGACCGCGGCGAACCTCGCCGAGGAGTTGCGCCCCTTCTGGGGTCCCGGTGCGATCACCCAGGAGGACGTCACCGGCGAACTGGTCCGGCGCGGTCAGCTCAGCCAGGACGGCGCGGGCCGCTACACGCTCACGCCGGACGGCCGGGCAGGACACGCCGCGGTTCGGGAGAAGGTGAACGGCGTCCGGTCCGCACTCCTCGCCGGCCTCACCGAAGAGGACTACGACCGGACCGTTCACGTCCTGCGGCACATGGCCGACAACCTGGAACGCGCCGCGGAGGGCAGGTGA
- a CDS encoding MarR family winged helix-turn-helix transcriptional regulator produces the protein MEHNGDEHVETVERAMVTIRRSQSRRTLARLAAVRRPTGKGDGREAATAAPGAGAEVLDVIEEAEEAGDAATVTSVAAALNIDQPRASKLVAAAVAAGLVRREADQADGRRALLVRTPAGRRLSAEMHAFRQQIYAEAMSDWPAADRAAFSRLLARFVESLTAVTR, from the coding sequence GTGGAGCACAACGGTGACGAGCACGTCGAGACGGTCGAACGCGCCATGGTGACCATCCGCCGCAGTCAGAGCCGGCGGACCCTGGCCCGGCTTGCCGCGGTCCGCCGGCCGACCGGCAAGGGCGACGGCCGGGAGGCGGCGACCGCCGCGCCGGGGGCCGGCGCCGAGGTGCTGGACGTCATCGAGGAGGCCGAGGAAGCAGGCGACGCCGCGACCGTCACCAGCGTGGCCGCGGCGCTGAACATCGACCAGCCGCGCGCCAGCAAACTGGTCGCCGCGGCCGTGGCGGCAGGCCTGGTGCGGCGTGAGGCCGACCAGGCGGACGGCCGCAGGGCCCTGCTGGTGCGCACGCCGGCCGGGCGGCGCCTGTCGGCCGAGATGCACGCCTTCCGGCAGCAGATCTACGCCGAGGCCATGAGCGACTGGCCGGCCGCCGACCGTGCCGCGTTCTCGCGCCTGCTCGCCCGGTTCGTGGAGTCCCTGACAGCGGTCACCCGCTGA